GACGGTGCACATCTCCAGGAGGGCCGAGGCGAGCGTGCGCCGCCCGTGTTCCGTGGCCGCGTGGTCGTCGGCCGCCATCTCGGCCAGGCGCCGCACCTGCCCCGCGTAGTTGCGCAGCGCACCGCTCCAGCCGACGGCCACGCTCGCCACGTCCGCCAGGACGATCGCCCCGTGGTGCCGGAAGCGCAGGTGCGCCTGCTCGTGGGCGACGGTGGCGGCGACCTGGTCGGCGGTGAGCAGTGCGAGCGCGCCGCGGGTCAGGACGATCCGGCCCTCGCGCCGCGACCCCGGGATGCAGAAGGCGGCCGGTGCTGGGTCTTCGAGGATCCGGACACGTCGCAGCGGGCCGGGCCCGTACGCCGCGAGCGCGTCGGTGACCAGCCGGTGTCTGCCTTGTTCACGGCGCGAGCCGCGGATACGCCGCACGGCGAGCACGGCGGTCGTGACCATGGCGGCGAGCAGCAGTGCGGTCGCCGCGTCGGCGACCGCGTCGATGTGCCAGGAACCGCTGTACAGGGCGTGGACCTGCGGTTTGTCCGCGTGGAACAGCCAGACCACGGCGTGTTCCCACAGGTCGTGCGCGGTGAGCACGAGCACGGAGACCGCGGTGAGCAGGAAGGTGAACGCGCAGGTGTGCCACACGGACAGCGCCGTCCGGGGCGAGCGGGCGACCCATCCGGCGCGGGCGAGCCACCGGTCCCCCGCCACGCCGATGAGGACGGCGTAGAGGAACAGTGCGCCGATGATCAGCACGGCTCAGCCCCCGCTCTGCGGCGGGGTGTCGGCAGGAGGAGCGGCGAGGGCCTCGCGCAGGGCGGCGGCCTCCCGCGGATCGAGCCGGCCCGCGAAGCGCAGAAGCGCGCCGGCCCGGTCGGCCGCGGCGTCCAGCACCTGCCCCATGAGCTCGGCGGAGTAGTCGTCCGAGCTGCGGGCAGCGCTGTACTGGTAGGACCGGCCGTGCTTCTCCCGCGTCAGCCAGCCCTTGTCGCGCAGCCGCTCCGTGACGGTCATCACGGTCGTATAAGCCAGGGTGCGCGAACCGTTGAGCGCGTCGGTCAGTGCATGGATGGTGACGGGTCGGTCCCGCTGCCAGACCACCCGCATGATCTCCGCCTCCAGCTCGCCGAAAGCCCGCATCGCCGCCATCCCCTCCTACGCCGCCCGTTGACTTGCCGGCACCAGTCTGCCCCGTCCGGAGAACCGGTCCGGCCACGCCGGGTGTCGGGCTGACACGTGCTTCTACACAGCGTAGTAGATTTATTTCTACACGGCGTAGTAGTTTGCGAGGGTGGACGCCGAATCCCGCGCTACCGCGCCATCGAGCCCTGCCCACCCCGCCCCGAGTCCGTACTCGGCCGGACTCCGCCTGCCGGCCATGAGAACCGCGCACCCCACGGCCCGACCCCCGTACACCGTGCGGTTCATGGACCCTCAACACCTTCCGTACGTGGTCAGGGAGCACAGGAGGCTCTTTCCCGACGGCTTCTTCGCCCGTCTCGGCCCCGGATTCCTCAGCTCGTACACGGGGCTGTATCTGACCAGCCCGCACGCCCTGGCCTTCATCGCCGAGTCCGAGGGCCGTCCCGTCGGATTCCTGGTGGGGGTGACGGACCCCGTACTCCACCGTCGCCATACGCTGCGGCGGCACGGCGGCAAGCTGCTGACGCACGCGATCTGCGGTCTGGCCGTACGCCCCGGCCTGCTTCTGCACTTCCTGCGCACCCGGCTGCCGCGCTACTACCGCAAACTGACGCGACGCCAACCCCCCTCGTCCCCTCCCTCACCGACACCTCCCACTCCCGGCCCCGGGGCGGTACTCGCGCACGTCGCCGTCGCCGACGAGGCTTCCTCGCGGGGCATCGGCGCCGACCTCATCGAGCGCTTCGTGGCCGCCGCCACCATCGCCGGCTGCGGCCGTGTCTCCCTCGTCACAGCCGACAGCCCACAAGGCGCCGGCCCTTACTACGAACGGCGCGGATGGCATCTCGTCGGCCGCACAGCCACCCCGGAGGGGCGTCAACTGCTCACCTACGAGCGCCTCCTGGACACACCGTCCTGGCCGCCGGGCTGGACCAGGGCGAATACCCCCGGCGCACCGACGGTGCGCTGACCGCCGCCCTGTACTCACTCCCCATGCCCCGCGCCAGGCGCTGCCGTGCAGCTCCGTCCGACATCGAAGGATCCCTTTGAACAGCCGCAGCACCGTCCCTGTCCGCGGAGACGGCGAAGACAAGCGCCACAAGACGGAGGCCCTTGCCCCGCCCTCCGTCTCACCGGGTCGGCGAGTCCCCGCACTCCTCCGCCGTTCGCCGGCATTCGCGATGCTGTGCGTTCTGTCGGCCACGGCCTGCGCGCCGGGCGGGGACACGGCGCAGGACGGGCCCGGGGCGTCGAGAACCCCTGCGCCCTCGGCCAGTCCCACGCCGTCGGCCAACCCGGTGGTGAGCGACGTTACGCCCGCGCAGTGGCAGCGAATGATCGAGACCAGCATGTGGCGCGAGGGCTGCCCGGCCACCCGGGAGAGCCTCCGCCGTCTGGAGATCAACTACATCGACTTCGCCGGTGAGACACAGCGGGGAGTCCTCGTCGTCAACGCCGATATCGCCGAGAACGTCTCCCGCATCTTCACCCGCCTGTTCCACGAACGGTTCCCCATCTACCGCATGCAGCCGGTCGAAGCATACGAAGGGGACAACAAAGCGAGCCTGGAGGACAACAACACCGCGGCGTACAACTGCCGCCGGCCCAACCAGATCAACGCCCCCTTGAAGGAGTCTCCCCACGCGAACGGCCGCGCCATCGACATCAACCCCCTGCAGAATCCCTGGATCGACCTCCGCTGCAAGTGCTGGTCCCCGAGCGACCAGTACGCGGAACGCACCCCGGGCCAGGGGGTCATACTCGAAGGCGGTCTCGTCTGGCAGACCTTCATCGACGAGGGCTGGGTCTGGCAGAACATCAAGGTGCCGGACTACATGCACTTCGACACCGGATACCCCTCCATCCCCGTCACCGGCAACAAGCCGAGCCCGACGGCGAGCGTGGGCCCACCCCCCAGCCCGAGCCCTTCCACGTAGCGAGCCCAGAACCTGCCGGAGGTTCAGGGAGGCTGTACTCCCGCTTGTTTTCAGACCCGCCCCGGAGATGGCCAACGCTGATGCAACGCGTCGATGCGGTAGTCGTGACCGTGCCGGTACCCCTTAGAGGTCGGGATCGCGTCCAGGAGATGCGGGTGGTCGGCAGGCAGCGCGCTGTGGACGTGGTCGAGGCGGTCGGGGTCTCGGCGCGGCCAGACGACCACCGCTGTGATGGCAGCGGCCAGCGCGATGACAGACAGCGCAGCGGCCGATACAGACATCCCTGCCTCAGAGGCCAGCCACCCCGCAAGTGGGTAGGTGAGCAACCAACAACTGTGGGACAGGGAGAACTGCGCGGCGAAGGCAGCCGGGAGATCACGGCCCGCTGCCGAGCGGCGAAGCAGACGCCCACACGGTGTGAGTACGACTGAAGAGGCGGTACCCAGCAGGACCCAAGCACCCAGAAGAGCTGGCCATGCCCAGCGCCCGCCGGTGGAAGCCACACCCGACGAGAGCACCCCCAGAACACCGGCGAGGGTGAACGCAGCGGGCAGCATCACCGTACGGTCGGCGATCCGGTCAAGCACTCGCGGCAGCAGTAGGGCGGCGAGCATGGACCCGGCGCCGTACGCGCCCAGGGCCCACGCCACATCGTTCACCGACCGGCCGAGGTCGTCGCGCACCAGTACCACCGTGTTGACGATGACCATCGCACCGCCGGCGGCGACGGCCAAGTCCAAAGCCAGCAGGGCCCGCAGCCGGGGGGTCGCGAGGAACAGGCGTGCGCCGAATGCCATCTTGGTGAAGACGCCATCGGCTTTCTCCACCGGCTCGGGGAAGGGCAGAACGACAGAGACAACCAGAACCCCGGAGGCCAGGAACCCCATTGCCGTTCCGGCGAACAGCCAGTTGTAGGAGATGAGAGACAGCAGCGCAGCGGCCAACGCGGGGCTGAACAGGCTCTCCAGGTCGTAGGCGAGGCGCGACAGAGAC
This window of the Streptomyces niveus genome carries:
- a CDS encoding M56 family metallopeptidase: MLIIGALFLYAVLIGVAGDRWLARAGWVARSPRTALSVWHTCAFTFLLTAVSVLVLTAHDLWEHAVVWLFHADKPQVHALYSGSWHIDAVADAATALLLAAMVTTAVLAVRRIRGSRREQGRHRLVTDALAAYGPGPLRRVRILEDPAPAAFCIPGSRREGRIVLTRGALALLTADQVAATVAHEQAHLRFRHHGAIVLADVASVAVGWSGALRNYAGQVRRLAEMAADDHAATEHGRRTLASALLEMCTVPETGGGALPSMTGADPAERIRRLIAPAPSQKGRVPRALAAGAVTVLVAVPATLALAPAVMIADTAHCPPLCHPGPEH
- a CDS encoding BlaI/MecI/CopY family transcriptional regulator, yielding MAAMRAFGELEAEIMRVVWQRDRPVTIHALTDALNGSRTLAYTTVMTVTERLRDKGWLTREKHGRSYQYSAARSSDDYSAELMGQVLDAAADRAGALLRFAGRLDPREAAALREALAAPPADTPPQSGG
- a CDS encoding GNAT family N-acetyltransferase, with amino-acid sequence MDPQHLPYVVREHRRLFPDGFFARLGPGFLSSYTGLYLTSPHALAFIAESEGRPVGFLVGVTDPVLHRRHTLRRHGGKLLTHAICGLAVRPGLLLHFLRTRLPRYYRKLTRRQPPSSPPSPTPPTPGPGAVLAHVAVADEASSRGIGADLIERFVAAATIAGCGRVSLVTADSPQGAGPYYERRGWHLVGRTATPEGRQLLTYERLLDTPSWPPGWTRANTPGAPTVR
- a CDS encoding M15 family metallopeptidase, coding for MIETSMWREGCPATRESLRRLEINYIDFAGETQRGVLVVNADIAENVSRIFTRLFHERFPIYRMQPVEAYEGDNKASLEDNNTAAYNCRRPNQINAPLKESPHANGRAIDINPLQNPWIDLRCKCWSPSDQYAERTPGQGVILEGGLVWQTFIDEGWVWQNIKVPDYMHFDTGYPSIPVTGNKPSPTASVGPPPSPSPST
- a CDS encoding MFS transporter, with the translated sequence MLAVLRNRVYRRLFTAQVIALTGTGLATVALSLLAYDIAGGNASAVLGTALAIKMIAYVVVSPVISSFADRISRRALLVSMDLARAAVALLLPFVTEVWQVYVLVFLLQAASAAFTPTFQATIPEVLPEQREYTRALSLSRLAYDLESLFSPALAAALLSLISYNWLFAGTAMGFLASGVLVVSVVLPFPEPVEKADGVFTKMAFGARLFLATPRLRALLALDLAVAAGGAMVIVNTVVLVRDDLGRSVNDVAWALGAYGAGSMLAALLLPRVLDRIADRTVMLPAAFTLAGVLGVLSSGVASTGGRWAWPALLGAWVLLGTASSVVLTPCGRLLRRSAAGRDLPAAFAAQFSLSHSCWLLTYPLAGWLASEAGMSVSAAALSVIALAAAITAVVVWPRRDPDRLDHVHSALPADHPHLLDAIPTSKGYRHGHDYRIDALHQRWPSPGRV